The Argopecten irradians isolate NY chromosome 6, Ai_NY, whole genome shotgun sequence genome has a window encoding:
- the LOC138326380 gene encoding uncharacterized protein translates to MSRNWENTYDVIRQFLDEQLGIYETPQFANVHRFGRESRRGPRPIIAKFIYQADLEHVLQNARKLRGKPYRINRQFPEEIEQARRSLYPKLRQLRAEGHRAKIVRDILYVDGQPYDEQGHQTPQPTGNYAQGTQRNATPPFHAFGTPSRRRPRKRGRFDSTPDRYR, encoded by the coding sequence ATGAGCAGGAACTGGGAGAATACATATGACGTCATACGACAATTCCTCGACGAGCAACTCGGCATTTATGAAACCCCCCAGTTTGCTAATGTTCATAGATTCGGTAGAGAATCGAGAAGAGGTCCTAGGCCGATAATAGCGAAATTTATTTACCAAGCAGACCTAGAGCATGTCCTACAAAATGCCAGAAAGCTCCGCGGAAAGCCGTACAGAATCAACCGACAATTTCCTGAGGAAATTGAGCAGGCGCGTCGTAGCCTTTACCCCAAACTACGCCAGCTCCGCGCAGAGGGGCACAGGGCCAAAATTGTGCGCGATATCCTATATGTAGATGGACAACCCTACGACGAACAAGGCCATCAGACACCACAACCCACAGGAAACTATGCCCAAGGTACCCAACGTAATGCTACTCCACCATTCCACGCATTCGGCACGCCCAGTCGACGACGCCCCCGCAAGCGAGGACGTTTTGACTCCACCCCTGATAGATACCGCTAG